The nucleotide window CAGCATATCTTTCCTCTTCTGTCTTCTGTCTATGGCTCAATAGGGTTTCCCTTTAAATGTACACTATTGATTTTGTTAAGGTATACTCATTTGGTTTGCTTAATTAGTTGCGTCTatcaattttactttttctcttttcctttcccTTCTTTTTCCTTTACACAATCCTGTCTTCTTGTTACTAAGCCCCTGTTGTCCTAAGATGAGCACTGCTCTCTCATTCAACCTCTCCCTCTCATGGAgctttttgaatttaaagaATCAGACAATGATTGAATGTTGCACTTGGTTTCGTCTCTCATTATAGAACAAAAATGATGTTAGTCTTGGTTTTCTTGCGTACTTTCTGTATGTGTACCTCTCTTCTTTGATGATATAGAATTTAAAATTTGGAGATGGCTTGTGATTTATCATTAACTCTCTCCTCAGTATGATTTTCTTACTTTTTCTGGTGTTCGATGCTTTGATGAAGGATAAAGCTGATGGCACATCCTATGCTTTCTGAATGGGATGCTGTCATTGTTTATGCTGCAAATTTGaaaacttttctttttgtttgtccTGTGGCTATCATTCTTGGAAAATTACCTATTCATGGTGTCATATACTGAGACAAAGTTATGTTTGTGAAATGCAGTTAGTCATGTCAAAGTTCTGTAGCTAATCACTGATACTTCTTGGTTATGAACATCTATGGTATTGCCGTAGTATTGATACATGTTGAAATGCCAAGGGAGAGAGGAAGGTCCCCTTTTATAACTTGCTTGTTGCTGCTCCTTTTGGTTGAGACCAGATATGTTGGTTCATTAGTTCATTTAGATGTACTATTGGATATTATTAGTTAAGTATTTGATAAGACAGAGACAGAGGAATAGATAGGATTAAGAGAATGAAATAGAGGAAGGAATATATGACACTACCCGTGATTTATATTTTGAGATGTTCTTTTCCTCAACTTTCATCCATAGTTGAGGGATGATATATTATTGTGGCCCAGAAGGGGATGCTCTGCCTACTAGGGTCCTAAGTCCAAACAAACAATAACCAGACTTTATAACGTTCTAATTTTTCCTCAAAGTTCCATCCCTCCCCATCTACCTCCACCAAACTTAGCCTAAAGTGAGAGACAATCTCCTAGGTTAttgctattttttctttcttaaatttAACTTCCATAtaacttttgtttgtttttgaacTTCATCCAGCTCAATATTTAAAGCACAAATAGCTAGACTTCCAGTTATGTGATCTTGTTTTGACTGTTTTAATATTCCTACAAAAATGTGGTCCTAATATTTCTTATAACAATGCAGCAAGTGGTTCCTGCAGAAGGTTGGACATGAAGGTTGGAGTTATCAGTTATTTAATTGTGTAAAAATGTCTTTGTGGCTTGCTCAATGGTTCTTACTTTTTTATAGGTCTCAACAATATGTTGATGGCATATGAGGATAAATCTGCATATGCTTTGTGCTCCTTTTCTTTCGCCATTGGGCCCAATGCTGAGCCTATTGCATTTCTGGGTAAAACTCCGGTATGTAGACAAATATTTTCTTATCTCTAATATTCAGGGTGTCCTCTTTCACTTTGCCTGTTTGTTGTATAGCTCTAGAAACTTTAGTATAATATGAAATCTTCCAGACATGATTTTGATGCCCCCATGTCCTTTCCTTCAATCGgtatattatttattatttcctATTTTGGTATTGGTAGTCCCTATATTCTTCATCTGAGCAAGGAGGAGTTGAGTGACACCTAAATTAATTATGCAAAAGATAGAAAAAAATTCTCCTCATGAATAAAACTATTAGATACTGCAGTAAcccaaaaacagagagaaaaaaaaaaaagagagagagagagaagaagatatCTTGCTAGAGTCAATAGAACTAGAAAGACTTGCCTGAAACCAGGAGGATTGTAGTGATTCACATAGTCTATTTAGTCCAGTAATACAGAGAGACTAATGTAGGTAATGGATTGGTTTCTTGTATTGGAAAAGAGTGCTCTATCTATATCTGTCTTCTCCTGCCTGGCATGAGTCAATCACAAGTTCTCAGACTTGATCAAGTATGGCTTAATTCTAGTTGACCTGAAATAAGTCCTTTAACTAGAGAATGTTGGTTGGATTCATAGGATAAAACTAGATGCTGAATGGTGATATTGTTCAGGTTGAAAAGTGATTCATCTGTGCTCATGTTGTGAAAAGaattgaattacaagaaaattgGAATTTGTGGCTGTTTGGAATATACAGCATAAATAGTTAATATACAGCATAAATAGTTTTCACAAATGGTTATACTTGATGGCCAACACCCGGGTGTGGCACTAACATGCATTTTATGGATGAATGTCAGGGGAAAATAGTTCCTGCAAGGGGACCAAATGATTTTGGATGGGATCCAATATTTCAACCTGATGGTTATGAGCAAACGTAAGTGTTATCTTTATTTGAAGATTCAAAATGTTTTTCTCAGTGGTCCGAATTAGTACTTAAAGCTGAATcatgttgtttgttttgtagttATGCCGAGATgtcaaaggaagaaaagaacaaGATTTCTCATCGCTCTAGAGCTCTTGCACTAGTGAAGTCTCACTTTGCTGAAGCTGCATATACTTTTGAGACCAACTAGTCTACCTAGGAGTGAATATCTCTATCATGTTGCCTCTGCATAGGCTTCCCTAGTATGCAAGCTTTTCCTGTCATCAGCAAGTCATCCAGccttgtttgatggtctacaaAAGTTAGAGACAGTGGAAGTTAcagtttttaatatttaatatcTGGGCACTTGCGAAAATGAGAGGTCAGTGTGGAGAAATAGCTTTCTTGCATACAAATTGAGTTGAAGATCACAACATCACAGTGAGCTGAAAATGTTATAAACTTTTCAACTGTGATTATGCTCACTTCAGCCAAAAGTATCATGAAGTATGAACTGTTCAACTAGTTATGGAAACAGAATAACTCCATTAGTGGTACTCTTTTActagttttatttttacccCATACATTGATGCCATATTAAGCAATGTGAATTGCCTATTTTATATAATTCACAAAACCCCTGAAATGACTGTCCTAAACCCTCGAAGGACTTGCCCCTAGTTCTTATATATTGTTCAAAAGCATTAATGATTGATCGATCAACGGACTTGATTGTTGTTCATGACGTCCCCTAACCTTGATGTATATTTCCATTTGTGCATATACATGTAGTGTTATACTGTTAAGGCcatataatcaaagaaaaattgtTCAGCCATTGCGAATAATACTTTTACAATCTTTGTTCGAGGTCGTTCACATATTCTGTAAATGTGAATGAAAGAGGATTTTACATAGTTCACCCAATTCAAACTACACCATGAAGTTGTTTCTTTCACGTTCTTACTCTAAGTTTCCCCAGTTCTAAAAGAAGATCTTACGAGAACTATGATGAAAGTTTACAATCTTCGTCGACTGTCGTTCACATAATCGATAAATGTGAATGAAAAAGAGGAATTTACGTGGTTCATCCAATTCAAACTACGTCATAACGTTGTTTTGGTCCTGTTCTTATTCAAATGGGAAGTGACTTTAATGGGAAGTTTCCCCAGTTATAAAACAAGATCTTATACATAGATTTAGAATCAGCTAGTTCTTGTCATTTTCTGTATAGGGTTCCAGATGTAGACTAGGGTTGGTCTGCGGTCAACTTGCAAAGGACTTAAAACAACGAGTTAATATTGGACAACAGAATAAGCTGATTTGGGTACTACTTTCTGCCGAGCAAATACTCAAACTCCCTATCAAATAGGGCTGCCCAAGCCTTTGCTAGTAAGTGCACGACTTCCCAGTATAGTATATATACGTAGAAATACATTAATAGACTTTGCTCGAGGAAAATATCTATGTAACCACTTAGATCTCGTATATTGTCCAATACGGACTAAAGTCTATATATCGTACTATGATTCGATTTAACTATGTTGACAACCACTAACCTCAAAAGCTTAAGCTGTGAAAAAATAAACCCTAAACGATGTAAAACTCGAAGTTGTATCATCTCGAGGTTTTTTAATCCCACTCGTGGTAGACAATCTTTTTGTTATTACTTCGATGGTGCCCATTGCCACTAATGTTGACCATTCTGAGTTTTACTATTTTGTTTCGTAACAAGAAAAATGAGTGATAATCCATTAAATGCCTAATCAACTCATAAAAAGAGGAATCAGCTACCAGCTTTCTTAC belongs to Rosa chinensis cultivar Old Blush chromosome 4, RchiOBHm-V2, whole genome shotgun sequence and includes:
- the LOC112195906 gene encoding inosine triphosphate pyrophosphatase, which codes for MAALGARGGGLVLPKPVTFVTGNAKKLEEVRAILGTSIPFNSLKLDLPELQGEPEDISKEKARLAAVQVNGPVLVEDTCLCFNALKGLPGPYIKWFLQKVGHEGLNNMLMAYEDKSAYALCSFSFAIGPNAEPIAFLGKTPGKIVPARGPNDFGWDPIFQPDGYEQTYAEMSKEEKNKISHRSRALALVKSHFAEAAYTFETN